AAGAAGTCCGGGGCTATTTCAGGAAATCCCCAGTAAATATATCGCCAATTACCTGAGAATGTCACCGGAAACTTTATCCAGATTGCAAAAATCTTGAGTTGAATCAATGTTTGGTAAAAATCAGATAAGGACATTTGCAAAAAAACAGTAATGAAAATTTCTTCTTCTCAACTTTTATCGGAATTAAAAAGTATCACATCAGATAATATTGTATTTGTCGAAGAGCTCTTACCCAGATCTGAAGGTGATTTAAATTATAGAATATCTGATGATAGTTGGAGTATTATGGAATGTATTGAGCATCTCAATAGGTATGGAAATTTCTATATCCCTGAAATTAATCAAAGGATTTTATTGTCTCGTAGCATTTCAGATTCTGTTTTTATTTCTGGTCTATTGGGTAATTATTTTGCAAAGAGTATGTATCCGAAAATAAAAGTGAATAAGATGAAGACTTTTAAAAATATGAATCCCATTCACAGCCGTCTTAATAAAGATGTTTTGACGGAATTCATTAAACAACAAAATCATCTCTTCAAATTATTAGATCATGCTCAAAATGTAAGTTTAAATAAAATAAAAACCAGCATTAGCATTTCAACACTTATAAAATTACGCTTGGGGGATACTTTTCGGTTTGTCATTTACCATAATTTGAGGCATATTGAACAGGCAAAAAGAGTTTTAAATAGCATTAATGGAATTTAAAACCTAAGCATATTTCGGGCTAAAGTTTTAATAATCAAACATGAATTGTTCTGAAAAATACTTGTCCATTTTTCGGTTGTATAAAGAGACCTTATCAACTAGTTTTGTCAAAAAAGA
The sequence above is a segment of the Chryseobacterium sp. MYb264 genome. Coding sequences within it:
- a CDS encoding DinB family protein, encoding MKISSSQLLSELKSITSDNIVFVEELLPRSEGDLNYRISDDSWSIMECIEHLNRYGNFYIPEINQRILLSRSISDSVFISGLLGNYFAKSMYPKIKVNKMKTFKNMNPIHSRLNKDVLTEFIKQQNHLFKLLDHAQNVSLNKIKTSISISTLIKLRLGDTFRFVIYHNLRHIEQAKRVLNSINGI